The DNA segment TTCAATACATTTTAGTGTGGCTGCCTTTATAATATATCATTACTAATTTTAGTTCTTAGCAGGAATATTCTCTAATATCTCTAATACAAATTTCCAGTATTTTTGAGCAGAAGATATACTTGCTCTCTCGTCAGGACTATGCGCTCCTTTTATGGTTGGTCCAAAAGATATCATATCCATATCTGGGTAATGTGTACCTAATAATCCACACTCTAAACCAGCATGACAAGCAACCACAGCAGGTTTTTCACCATTTTGTTTCTCGTATATGGCCGTAAGCACGTCTAGTATTTCAGAGTTTACGTTAGGTGTCCAGCCAGGGTATGAACCTGATAAAGTAACCTCGCAACCTATCAACTCAAATGCCGAGCGTAAAGCATTGGCTAAATCAAATTTAGAAGTTTCAACAGAAGAACGTGTTAAACAACCCACGTGTATTTTACCTTCTTTTACTGTAACTTTTGCAATATTGTTTGATGTTTCTACTAGGTCTTCCATATCAGCACTCATGCGGTATACACCATTATGTGCAGTATATAAAGCACGTACAAGCCCTTCTTGAACGCCAAGCTCCATAACTTTAGCAGGTAAATCTGTTTTCTCTATAACAACCTCTAGGTTAGGTTCCATAGTACTAAACTCTTCCTTGATATCTTCTACAGTTTCTTGCATATCAAAGACAAAAGCCTCATCAAATATCTCTGAAATAATAACTTTTGCAAAGCTCTCACGAGGGATAGCATTACGAAGGCTACCACCATTAATTTCAGCTATTTGTAATCCGAAATTTTCAAAACCGTCAAATAATAAACGGTTCATTATTTTATTGGCATTACCTAAGCCTTTGTCAATATCCATCCCCGAGTGCCCTCCATTAAGTCCTTTTATAGTTATGGTATAACCTATAGAGTTTTCAGGAACTTCTTCTTCATTATACTCACGTGTTGCAGTTACATCTACGCCACCAGCACAACCTATATCAATTTCATCATCTTCTTCTGTATCTAGGTTTAAAAGAATTTCGCCTTCAAGCAATCCGCCTTTAAGCCCCATAGCACCCGTCATTCCTGTTTCTTCATCTATGGTAAATAGCGCTTCTATTGCAGGGTGTTTAATATCTGTACTTTCTAGTATTGCCATAATAGTTGCAACACCTAGTCCGTTATCTGCACCTAGCGTAGTCCCATTAGCACGTACCCAGTCGCCATCTACATACATTTCGATACCTTGTGTATCAAAATCAAAGTCGGTAGCCGAGTTTTTTTGATGCACCATATCAAGGTGACTTTGCATTACTATCATTTTCCTGTCTTCCATACCTTGGGTAGCAGGTTTTTTAATAATAACATTACCTACTTCGTCTATTACTACAGGTAGGCTTAATTTTTCGCCAAAATCTTTCATAAAGGCTATTACACGCTCTTCTTTTTTAGAAGGTCGTGGTACTGCATTAAGATCGGCAAATTTATTCCAAAGTGCTTTTGGCTCAAGGTTTCTAATCGCTTCGTTCATTAGTTTATTTTTTTATTGCGAAACAAAGGTAAGAGTATGCAATAACGTGACAAAGTAAAGATTAAAGTTTAAATAATACAGGAAACCACCCATAATGCAATACAGGAAATAAATATCCATAATAACAAACCCTGTATTAATGGCTTAACCCCTACTGTTTTTATCACTTTTAATGATAAACTACAACCTATAAGAAATAAAGTAAGTGTTAATCCTGCTTTAGCAGTCACTACTAAATAAGGGCTTACTAACTGTATAACGGGAATATAAGTATTTGTAATCATAGCTAGTACAAAAAGCCCAATAAAATAAGGAATCTTTACTTTAGTATCACGGTTCTTAAATAGAAATGTAGAAAGGAATGCCAATGGTATAATCCAAAGCGCACGGGCAAGTTTTACTGTAGTGGCTACTTGTAATGCTTCATCTCCATAACTACCTGATGCTCCTACTACCGAACTGGTGTCGTGTATAGCTATAGCACACCAGAGCCCAAATTGCTGTTGGGAGAGTTGCAACCAATGCCCAATAACAGGAAAAACTAATAATGCTATAGCGTTTAAAATAAATACCACACCCAGCGCTACAGATATTTGATGTTCTTTAGCTTTTATTACTGGAGATATAGCTGCTATAGCACTTCCGCCACAAATAGCAGTTCCCGATGAGATGAGATAAGAAGTCTTCTTTTCTACTTTTAATAATTTGCCTAACAGAAAACCAAAAACCATTGTACTAATTATAGAAATAATAGTAAAAATAATCCCTTCTTTTCCTGCTTTTATTGCTGATGTGGCGTTCATTCCAAACCCTAACCCTACCACAGATGCCTTTAGTAAAAAATGGATTGCTTTACCGTTATATTCTAGAAAAGGATGCCCTATAAACCACGCTACTAAAACCCCTAAAATCAACGCCAAAGGTGGTGATACAAAAGATGTGAGACATAAAAACACTAGAACAATAAAAAGTATTTTCGCTAACTTTTCATTTTTATTAATTATTTGCATAGTTATAATTATTAATTATTTTACTACGCAAATTTCCTAATAAATACGTGCGCTATTAAATCATTTATTCCTATTACCGATTACCTGAAGTTATAGCTAAATGCAAAATCGGCAAATAATTCTGAAAGACCTCCTTCCTGTCCTTTTTTTTGAATAAAATAAAAATAACGCTCGATACTTAGTCCATTAACATCAATAATAGAAAAACGATTTTGTTGTAGTTCATGAAAAATAGAATGAACAGATAAAAAAGCCGCTACATCAGCATTTTGTATATATAGCTTCATACTCTCTGTACTGCCTAACTGCATTTCTATATTCAGATCAGAAAGACTTATTCCCTTTGGTTTTAGCGCATGCGATAATACTTCTAGCGTACCCGACCCTGGTTCCCGAAGCAATAAGGGCTGTTTTACTAACTCATTAATTGTAATAGCCTGTTTTCGGACTAAAGGGTGTCCTGCCTTAACTACCAAAACGAGTTCATCTTTTATAAAACGAGTATATTTAAATAAATTATTCTTAGTATGTCCTTCTATTACTCCTAAATCAATAGTGTCAGCTGCCAAAGCTTGCTCAACCTGTTCTGTATTACTAATTCCCATTTCTAAACGTATATCAGCATAGCGTTTATTAAACTGTGCCAAAATACTTGGTAATACATATTGTGCAATAGTAGTACTCGCTCCTATTCGAAACATTCCACTATATCTATGAGATAACGAAGCCATCTCATAATCCATATCACGATAGGCAGCAAATATTTTGGTAGCGTGTTGCAGTAAAAGCTCTCCTGCGGGAGTAAGTGATATTCTAGATCCGTTTCTTTCGAATAATTTTACTCCAAACTGTTTCTCTAATTCATGTATGTGCTTTGTTACCGCTGGTTGAGTTATAAACAGCTCTGCGGCAGCTTTAGTAAAATTTAGCCTTTTGGCTACCGTATAAAATACTTTTAGTCGAAAATCAGACATAAACTATAAAGTTTCAATACAAAAATACTACTTATATTTACAATCACTATTGATTTATCCGATGAAGAAAAAGAAAATACTAACGCTGTTTTTTATAGCACAGATTATAATTGTAAACATTCTCTCTTTATTCCCTGATTTTGTAGAAAAGTATTATAGTAACGGGCTCTACCCTTATATCGCTGCTACATCGAGAGCCATATTTGGTATTTTCGGGTTCTCTATAGGCGATATTATATATGGTATTGTTATTATTATGATAATACGTTGGCTATGGCGCAAACGAAAAACATGGCGCAAACAATGGAAAGTTAACTTACTTACCGTAGGTAGTGGCCTATCTATATTTTATTTTTTATTCTATTTTTTATGGGCTGTAAATTATCATAGAGTGCCATTAAACGAAAAAATGGGTATTGACAAGAAATATACACCCGAAGAATTAATTTCTTTTACAAAAAAACTTATCGATAAGACTAATGCTTTACAGCTACAAATAATGCATAATGATAGCTTAAAAGTTGTAACTCCCTACTCTGTTGAAGAGATATATACATTATCACCCAACGGATATAAAGAACTCTCAAAACAGTTTTCTTATTTCAATTTTAAAAGAGAGAGCCTTAAATCATCTTTAATAAGTACACCTTTATCCTATATGGGGTTTGGGGGTTATTTAAATCCTTTTACTAACGAGGCTCAAGTAAACTATAACTTACCTTTATATAACCTACCCACAACATCTTGCCACGAAATGTCGCATCAGCTAGGGTATGCTTCAGAGAGTGAAGCTAATTTTATAGGTTTTATGACCTCAATAAAAAATAAAGATATTTATTTTCAATATTCGGGCTATTCGTTTGCATTAAAATACTGCCTACGTAGTATCAAGAAAATTGATGAGGATAAAATGGAAAGCCTTTTACCTCTCATTAATAAAGGGGTGCTACTAAATTTTGAAGAAAGTGACCATTTTAGAGAGCAATATCAATCATTCATAGAAACTTTCTTTAAATACTTTTATGATAATTACCTTAAGCTAAATCATCAAAAAGACGGACTGGAAACCTACAGTAAGTTTGTGGGATTACTAGTAAATTATTATTCTGATAAAGATTTATAAAAAACAGTTGTAACATTTTACAACTTTAGTACACTTATGCAGTATGGACTCAGTAATGGAGAAATCTTTCGTACAGCAACTTCAGGAAAATCAAAACCTGATACATAAAATATGTAGGCTCTACACTAATGGTGAAGATGCTCACAAAGACCTTTTCCAAGAAATCACCATACAACTCTGGAAAGCCTATCCAAAATTTAGAGGCGACTCTAAGTTTACCACTTGGGCATATCGCGTAGGGCTTAACACCGCTATTACACTATACCGAAAGAAGAGTCGAACGGTAAATACTATAGAATTTGACAACACGCTACACAAAATAAACCAAGAAGAATATAATTATGAAGAGGAAGAGCATTTAAGACTGCTATATCAAGCTGTACAACAGCTAAACGATATAGACAAGGCATTAGTGTTTATGTACTTGGAAGATAAAGACTATAGTGAAATTGCCGAAACCTTAGGTATTAGCGAAGTTAATGCTAGGGTAAAAATGAACAGAATAAAAGGGAAATTGAAAAAAATATTAAATCCGTAACAGGACTATGGAACCATTAGATAAATTAAAAAACGACTGGAAGAAAAACGGAGGTAAGTATCCTAAATTTTCTGAAAAAGAAATTTATGCCATGCTACATAAAGGTTCATCATCTATTGTAAAGTGGATACTCATAATCAGTATTCTTGAATTTATATTCTGGATAGGACTTTCGTTTTTAATGAAAGACAGTCAAGGATCGCAAAGAATTAACAATATGCATATTGATTACATTACTATACCTATGACAATATTGAGTTATGGTATAATAATTTATTTTGCCGTTGTTTTTTATCTCAATTACAAAAAGATAAATGCTACCGATAATGCCAAGACACTTATGGTAAATATATTAAAAACAAGAAAAGCAGTATCTAATTATATTTTTATAAACTTAGCCTATATGATGATAGGCTCATTATTAATACTTGTTTTATTCTTTTATTACGATCCTAGTCTTATTAATGCGCTACACCAGTCTGAAGAAAATGGAGACACAATGAAATTCTATCTAGTATACTTTGGACTTACAATTCTCCTTTTAGGAGTATTCATATTCATAGTATGGTTACTTTATAAACTAATATATGGTACACTCCTTAAGCGTTTGAAAAGAAATTATAACGAACTAAAAAAACTAGACTTTTAAATAAAAACATTATGCTGAAATTAATAATTACAGGAGTTACTCTTTTAGTAACAGTACTTGGATTTTCACAAAAAACAGAAAATAGTTTACTCTGGAAAATATCTGGTAATGGGCTTAGTGAGCCATCTTATTTATATGGCACTATACATATAACCTGCGATGCTACATTGGATAATAATGTACTTGCAGCACTAGATGCTACCCAGCAACTTTATCTTGAAATAGATATGGACGACCCTACAATGCAAACAAAAATGATGGGCGACATGATGATGAAAGATGGTAAAAAAATGAGTCAACTAGTAAGTGTCGAAGATTTTGATGCGATAGATAAGCTGCTGACAAAAAATGTAGGAATGTCGGCAAAAATGGTAGATAATTTTAAACCTATGATGATAAGCATGATGCTACTACCAAAAATGATAGATTGCCCTATGCAATCTATAGAAGGAGAGCTAATGAAAGTTACTGCCGAACAAGGCGAAGAGATATACGGACTAGAAACAGTAGCGGCACAAATGGCTATATTTGATGCTATTCCCTATGAAGAACAAATAGAAGAGCTAGTAAAAAGCGCTAAAGATGATATGGCTGCAGATAAAGAGAAATACAAGCGAATGCTAGCCATATACAACAGCAAAGACTTAAATGCTATTATGGCATTTATGAAAGAAGAAGAAAATAAAATGTATGACGACCACAGCGATATAATGTTAGACAACCGAAATAAAAACTGGATTGCTAAAATAGAGGAAGCTGCCAAAACCACACCAACCTTTTTTGGCGTAGGTGCAGCGCACCTACCAGGCGAAAACGGTGTTATAAATCTATTGCGAAAAAAAGGTTATAAAGTAGAGGCTATAAAATAATTTTTATCTTTATAGCTGTTCAAAAAATATAAAATATAAAATATCTAATAACTTATCACTATATACTGCTATGTAGTCATTAAGTCCTAAAAACACTATAATGAAATACTGTTTTTCTGTTCTTTTCCTAGTTAGTTCATTTACACTATTTTCTCAAAATGAAACTGTTAACGATAGTATTAAAGAGATGAATACCGAACTAGATGTATTAGTACTAGAAAAAAAGAAACAAGCAGTAGAACGTAAAGCTGACAGAACCATCTTCGATTTTTCTGAACAAGCCTATTTAAACTCAGGATCTTTACTTGAAGGACTTAAAAAACTACCAGGACTCATAATCTCAGATGTAGCAGGAATGTTATATCAGGGAAAGCAACTACAGGTATATATGGACGGACGTCCGTTGAATATCTACTCTAACGAACTTAATACTTATTTAGAAGGGTTGCCTGCCAATGCTATAGAAAAAGTAGAAATCATTACAAACCCAGGAGCAGAATTTCCAGCTACGTCAGGCGGTGCTATTATTAATATCATCTCTTCTAAAAAGGCAAAAAAATATTTAAGCGCTACTTATTCTAACGGGTACAGTTATACAAATTATGATAAATCAAGACACCGGTTTAATAATAGTCTTACCCTAAGTGCAGCAAATAAATTATTTAGCTGGCAAATACAGGCTGGACAAAGCTATACCGAAAGTTATCGTAAAAGTAAATTTACTAGTACTGATGCAATACTTTCGGAAAATTATTCTGATAGAACTAATCGTTTTTATTATTTAAAGACAGGATTAAAATTTGATTTTAGAAAAGACCGCTTATTAGTTAACTACGACATCAATACAAACAATAATCGTACTGATGTAGATGCTAGTGGTTCGGGTTTTACCTCAAATGATAAAAGTAAATCAAAAGGCTACTATCATGATGTAATGCTTACCTATCAAAAACGTTTTGATGACCCTTTTAAAAAATTAAACTTTCGTTTCAATTATAATAATAACGATAGCGACTTTAACCTAAATTCTAGAATTAACCAGAATCCTGTTTTAGACAATAATAGCAATCAAGACTTCTATCAATTTAAAACAGATTATTCTCAACAAATAGATTTCTTAGATAATACAAAAATTAGTGCTGGAGCATTAGCCGATCGTTTAGATTTTGATGCAACAAGTTTTAATATAAAAAACCTAGAGTATACAAGAACATCTTTAGCTGCCTATACTGAAGTGCAAGCACTCTACAAGCAATTTGAATTTATAGTGGGTGGACGATTAGAATCGTATGACATTGAGGGAAATACCGATACAGATAATTTGATTCCTTTCAATCAGACTCGCTTTTTTCCTAACGCAACAATTCAGTACAAGCTGACATCACAAATTTATTTTAAGACAAACTATAATAAGAAAATAAGCTTACCTAACACTGCTTCACTAAACCCTAATAATACACGCTACCAAAACCCTAATATAGGATACTTTGGTAATCCGAACCTAGAACCAACCATTTTCAATAATTATGAAATTGAAGTAAATGCTTATGAATATTTCTTTATAGGATACTCTATAACCAATGCTAACAATCAAATTACTGATAGAGTAATCAGTACTGAAAATGGTGCTGCCAGTATTTCTGAAAATATACCTGATGCTACTATCCGTAATTTTAATTTTGGTATTCCTATCCCTTATATGCTTTTTACAAAGGGACTTAAAAAAACGCTACAATTCGATTTTAACCCTGACGAGATTAACTTCTTATATGTATATGTAGGAAATCAAATGCATAATATACCAAACGTTGACACAAAAAGCATTTGGAATATAAACTTGATGTCGCAAATTATTTTACCTAAAAAAATTAAGTTTGTAGCAAGTTACAATACTAGTAATGTA comes from the Flavobacterium arcticum genome and includes:
- a CDS encoding aminoacyl-histidine dipeptidase → MNEAIRNLEPKALWNKFADLNAVPRPSKKEERVIAFMKDFGEKLSLPVVIDEVGNVIIKKPATQGMEDRKMIVMQSHLDMVHQKNSATDFDFDTQGIEMYVDGDWVRANGTTLGADNGLGVATIMAILESTDIKHPAIEALFTIDEETGMTGAMGLKGGLLEGEILLNLDTEEDDEIDIGCAGGVDVTATREYNEEEVPENSIGYTITIKGLNGGHSGMDIDKGLGNANKIMNRLLFDGFENFGLQIAEINGGSLRNAIPRESFAKVIISEIFDEAFVFDMQETVEDIKEEFSTMEPNLEVVIEKTDLPAKVMELGVQEGLVRALYTAHNGVYRMSADMEDLVETSNNIAKVTVKEGKIHVGCLTRSSVETSKFDLANALRSAFELIGCEVTLSGSYPGWTPNVNSEILDVLTAIYEKQNGEKPAVVACHAGLECGLLGTHYPDMDMISFGPTIKGAHSPDERASISSAQKYWKFVLEILENIPAKN
- a CDS encoding TraB/GumN family protein, producing the protein MLKLIITGVTLLVTVLGFSQKTENSLLWKISGNGLSEPSYLYGTIHITCDATLDNNVLAALDATQQLYLEIDMDDPTMQTKMMGDMMMKDGKKMSQLVSVEDFDAIDKLLTKNVGMSAKMVDNFKPMMISMMLLPKMIDCPMQSIEGELMKVTAEQGEEIYGLETVAAQMAIFDAIPYEEQIEELVKSAKDDMAADKEKYKRMLAIYNSKDLNAIMAFMKEEENKMYDDHSDIMLDNRNKNWIAKIEEAAKTTPTFFGVGAAHLPGENGVINLLRKKGYKVEAIK
- a CDS encoding YeiH family protein, yielding MQIINKNEKLAKILFIVLVFLCLTSFVSPPLALILGVLVAWFIGHPFLEYNGKAIHFLLKASVVGLGFGMNATSAIKAGKEGIIFTIISIISTMVFGFLLGKLLKVEKKTSYLISSGTAICGGSAIAAISPVIKAKEHQISVALGVVFILNAIALLVFPVIGHWLQLSQQQFGLWCAIAIHDTSSVVGASGSYGDEALQVATTVKLARALWIIPLAFLSTFLFKNRDTKVKIPYFIGLFVLAMITNTYIPVIQLVSPYLVVTAKAGLTLTLFLIGCSLSLKVIKTVGVKPLIQGLLLWIFISCIALWVVSCII
- a CDS encoding DUF3810 domain-containing protein → MKKKKILTLFFIAQIIIVNILSLFPDFVEKYYSNGLYPYIAATSRAIFGIFGFSIGDIIYGIVIIMIIRWLWRKRKTWRKQWKVNLLTVGSGLSIFYFLFYFLWAVNYHRVPLNEKMGIDKKYTPEELISFTKKLIDKTNALQLQIMHNDSLKVVTPYSVEEIYTLSPNGYKELSKQFSYFNFKRESLKSSLISTPLSYMGFGGYLNPFTNEAQVNYNLPLYNLPTTSCHEMSHQLGYASESEANFIGFMTSIKNKDIYFQYSGYSFALKYCLRSIKKIDEDKMESLLPLINKGVLLNFEESDHFREQYQSFIETFFKYFYDNYLKLNHQKDGLETYSKFVGLLVNYYSDKDL
- a CDS encoding RNA polymerase sigma factor translates to MDSVMEKSFVQQLQENQNLIHKICRLYTNGEDAHKDLFQEITIQLWKAYPKFRGDSKFTTWAYRVGLNTAITLYRKKSRTVNTIEFDNTLHKINQEEYNYEEEEHLRLLYQAVQQLNDIDKALVFMYLEDKDYSEIAETLGISEVNARVKMNRIKGKLKKILNP
- a CDS encoding LysR family transcriptional regulator, coding for MSDFRLKVFYTVAKRLNFTKAAAELFITQPAVTKHIHELEKQFGVKLFERNGSRISLTPAGELLLQHATKIFAAYRDMDYEMASLSHRYSGMFRIGASTTIAQYVLPSILAQFNKRYADIRLEMGISNTEQVEQALAADTIDLGVIEGHTKNNLFKYTRFIKDELVLVVKAGHPLVRKQAITINELVKQPLLLREPGSGTLEVLSHALKPKGISLSDLNIEMQLGSTESMKLYIQNADVAAFLSVHSIFHELQQNRFSIIDVNGLSIERYFYFIQKKGQEGGLSELFADFAFSYNFR
- a CDS encoding outer membrane beta-barrel family protein yields the protein MKYCFSVLFLVSSFTLFSQNETVNDSIKEMNTELDVLVLEKKKQAVERKADRTIFDFSEQAYLNSGSLLEGLKKLPGLIISDVAGMLYQGKQLQVYMDGRPLNIYSNELNTYLEGLPANAIEKVEIITNPGAEFPATSGGAIINIISSKKAKKYLSATYSNGYSYTNYDKSRHRFNNSLTLSAANKLFSWQIQAGQSYTESYRKSKFTSTDAILSENYSDRTNRFYYLKTGLKFDFRKDRLLVNYDINTNNNRTDVDASGSGFTSNDKSKSKGYYHDVMLTYQKRFDDPFKKLNFRFNYNNNDSDFNLNSRINQNPVLDNNSNQDFYQFKTDYSQQIDFLDNTKISAGALADRLDFDATSFNIKNLEYTRTSLAAYTEVQALYKQFEFIVGGRLESYDIEGNTDTDNLIPFNQTRFFPNATIQYKLTSQIYFKTNYNKKISLPNTASLNPNNTRYQNPNIGYFGNPNLEPTIFNNYEIEVNAYEYFFIGYSITNANNQITDRVISTENGAASISENIPDATIRNFNFGIPIPYMLFTKGLKKTLQFDFNPDEINFLYVYVGNQMHNIPNVDTKSIWNINLMSQIILPKKIKFVASYNTSNVGGNHYYYKSERPINERLDLTFSKKFLSDNLSVSLYVNDILNTNKQKFSIVETDFIYNSSYDSRRVGFSLSYKIPSKNKLAKEEGNILNDDIKQGENSIGN